One genomic segment of Flavobacteriaceae bacterium includes these proteins:
- a CDS encoding helix-turn-helix domain-containing protein: MTVKESFGEHIKRLREEHKLPLRKVASVLDLDPSTLSKIERGERTANKEMLPILAELFSENEKELSLILFSDKVAYQLMEEENPNEILKVAEEKIQYLKNKNAKQGSLNLK, encoded by the coding sequence ATGACAGTCAAAGAATCATTTGGAGAACACATCAAAAGACTGAGGGAAGAACATAAACTACCACTTAGAAAAGTTGCGTCCGTGTTAGACCTTGACCCTTCAACACTGAGTAAGATAGAAAGAGGAGAAAGAACGGCAAACAAAGAAATGTTGCCAATACTTGCGGAATTATTCAGTGAAAATGAAAAAGAATTAAGTTTAATTCTTTTTAGCGACAAAGTCGCTTATCAACTTATGGAAGAAGAAAATCCCAATGAAATATTGAAAGTCGCAGAAGAAAAAATACAATACTTAAAAAACAAGAACGCTAAACAAGGTTCACTTAATCTTAAATAA
- a CDS encoding GLPGLI family protein, translated as MKKKLNLITFIILLNAFLSFSQKNVTTGYIEYEMTFPNVGNPSEELGTLIFNDSISLFTYRKEGYNKKLNSSSNYNENENGNMVIKAKKEDKFGSIIFRNFRNKNITFRLVTSKFYTSKLVKDNWVNFNWEIKNKYKKIGTFNCQMAEGKFRGRIYTAWFTNEIALSYGPWKLFGLPGLIIEASDEDNDFKAKLRYIKYPKLISKEQFKQPTNGEKLTIKEFATFQKNIPKIAEEKIKSKFPRGIKMKFSKLKTNFIEKTFEWETEKEKN; from the coding sequence ATGAAAAAAAAATTAAACTTAATAACATTTATAATATTGTTAAATGCCTTTTTATCTTTTTCTCAAAAAAATGTTACTACAGGATATATAGAATATGAAATGACTTTTCCAAATGTAGGAAATCCTTCTGAAGAATTGGGTACATTAATCTTTAATGATTCTATTAGTTTATTTACGTATAGAAAAGAAGGATATAATAAAAAGTTAAACTCATCTTCTAATTATAATGAAAATGAAAATGGGAATATGGTAATTAAAGCAAAAAAAGAAGATAAATTTGGAAGTATTATTTTTAGAAATTTTAGAAATAAAAATATCACTTTCAGATTAGTAACTTCTAAATTTTATACTTCAAAATTAGTTAAAGATAATTGGGTGAATTTCAACTGGGAAATTAAAAATAAATACAAAAAGATAGGTACGTTTAATTGTCAAATGGCAGAAGGTAAGTTTAGGGGAAGAATTTATACTGCTTGGTTTACAAATGAAATAGCGTTATCTTATGGCCCATGGAAGTTGTTTGGTCTGCCAGGATTAATAATCGAAGCTTCTGATGAAGATAATGATTTTAAAGCAAAACTTCGTTATATAAAATATCCTAAATTAATATCTAAAGAGCAATTTAAACAACCAACTAATGGAGAGAAATTAACTATTAAAGAATTTGCAACTTTTCAAAAAAATATTCCGAAAATAGCAGAAGAAAAAATTAAATCAAAATTTCCAAGAGGTATAAAAATGAAATTTAGCAAGCTAAAAACTAATTTTATTGAAAAAACATTTGAATGGGAAACAGAAAAAGAGAAAAACTAA
- a CDS encoding transposase yields MYKNDGYVRRYSESFKLKVLAELTKGNHSKRQIALTYGIQSSTINVWIKKYDRKDLMNTRVTVQTDDELSRIKALQKELKQLKDLLIKKDLDKLVNDSYLEVAAENLGYKNVEELKKNLNIKP; encoded by the coding sequence ATGTATAAAAATGATGGATATGTAAGACGTTATAGTGAGAGTTTTAAACTCAAAGTATTAGCAGAACTTACCAAAGGAAACCATTCCAAAAGACAAATTGCCTTAACTTACGGCATACAATCTAGTACGATAAACGTATGGATTAAAAAATATGACCGTAAAGATTTAATGAACACCCGTGTAACCGTGCAAACAGACGACGAATTATCCCGTATTAAAGCCCTTCAAAAAGAGCTAAAACAACTCAAAGATCTTCTTATTAAAAAGGATCTAGATAAACTTGTGAATGATAGTTATCTTGAAGTAGCTGCTGAAAATCTTGGCTATAAAAATGTTGAAGAATTAAAAAAAAACTTAAACATAAAGCCTTAA
- a CDS encoding IS3 family transposase, which produces MKIAPINRKKRRYAIATICNAFELKRDAYYKYQKRFVLKKQIEQNVIMLVKKSRKTLPREGTRKLMKSLHNDFRKQNINIGRDQLFRILKENNLLIRRKKYSSKTTNSYHRFYKYKNIIKDLIINRPNQVWASDITYIRTINGFCYLALITDMYSRKIVGYDISDSLELKGCVRALNKAIYQTKNTEEIIHHSDRGIQYCSNVYTQILKRKKIQISMTQENHCYENAMAERVNGILKDEFFLDQTFTNINHAKKATKNAIKLYNNKRLHLSLDYKTPNYVHKNVA; this is translated from the coding sequence ATGAAAATAGCACCGATTAATAGAAAAAAAAGAAGGTACGCCATCGCTACTATTTGTAATGCTTTCGAGTTAAAAAGAGATGCTTATTACAAATATCAAAAAAGGTTTGTTCTTAAAAAACAAATAGAACAAAATGTAATAATGCTTGTTAAAAAAAGCAGGAAAACATTACCCAGAGAAGGTACTAGAAAGCTAATGAAATCCTTACATAATGATTTTAGGAAACAGAATATAAATATAGGTAGAGACCAGTTATTTAGAATCTTAAAAGAAAATAATTTGTTAATTAGAAGGAAAAAATATTCTTCTAAAACAACCAACTCTTACCATCGTTTTTATAAATATAAAAATATCATAAAAGACCTGATCATTAATAGACCTAACCAAGTTTGGGCTTCGGATATTACCTATATAAGAACTATAAATGGATTTTGTTATTTAGCACTTATTACTGATATGTATTCAAGAAAAATAGTAGGCTATGATATTAGTGATAGTTTAGAACTTAAAGGCTGTGTTAGAGCTTTAAATAAAGCTATTTATCAAACTAAAAATACCGAAGAAATCATACATCATTCTGATAGAGGAATACAATATTGTAGCAATGTTTATACTCAAATTTTGAAAAGAAAAAAGATACAAATCAGTATGACCCAAGAAAATCATTGCTACGAAAACGCAATGGCCGAAAGAGTTAACGGAATTTTAAAAGATGAATTCTTCCTCGACCAAACATTTACAAATATCAATCACGCCAAAAAAGCAACAAAAAATGCAATCAAATTATATAATAATAAAAGATTACATTTATCTTTAGATTATAAAACACCTAATTACGTGCACAAAAATGTAGCATAA
- a CDS encoding GNAT family N-acetyltransferase, whose product MQKLLTDNLTLREIKAKDVFGYSELFADKETMDLFGGPTVNNDLEISDVIATKRKEYENGTALFWTITETEEREFIGFVRLMSYNSYYFDASFSSMGELRNSPELLNYIDKENGWEIDYALLKEFRNNGFMTEALSAVLDYCKTNSIRVIYAKVNSMENKATTAVLLKNDFVEHLPQANQKGGLGMIYKWENK is encoded by the coding sequence ATGCAAAAGCTTTTAACCGACAATTTGACTCTACGAGAAATAAAAGCAAAAGACGTTTTTGGTTATTCCGAACTATTTGCTGATAAAGAAACAATGGACTTATTTGGCGGCCCAACCGTAAACAATGATTTAGAGATCTCTGATGTTATAGCAACAAAAAGAAAAGAATATGAAAATGGGACTGCATTATTTTGGACAATAACAGAGACAGAAGAAAGGGAATTTATTGGTTTTGTAAGACTAATGAGCTACAATAGTTACTATTTTGATGCAAGTTTCTCTTCTATGGGAGAGCTTAGAAATAGTCCTGAATTATTGAATTACATAGACAAAGAAAATGGTTGGGAAATAGATTATGCACTATTAAAAGAGTTTAGGAACAATGGGTTTATGACCGAAGCGCTTTCAGCCGTACTTGACTATTGCAAAACTAATTCAATTCGTGTGATTTATGCAAAAGTGAATAGTATGGAAAATAAGGCAACCACAGCAGTATTGTTAAAAAATGACTTTGTCGAACACTTACCACAAGCTAATCAAAAAGGTGGTTTAGGAATGATTTATAAATGGGAAAATAAATAA